In Enterobacter cloacae, the following are encoded in one genomic region:
- a CDS encoding epimerase, translated as MKILLTGGTGLIGCHLIPRLQALHHDITVVTRSPEKARQLLGVGIDIWKSLAELQNLDGFDAVINLAGEPIADKRWTEEQKQLLCSSRWNITERLVELIRNSHTPPSVLISGSAAGYYGDLGEVVVTEDEPPHNEFTHKLCAQWERIACAAQSDKTRVCLLRTGVVLSPKGGILTKMLPLFKLGLGGPIGNGRQYLAWIHIDDMVNGILWLLDNDLSGPFNMVSPYPVRNEQFAHSLGHALHRPAILRVPATVIRLMMGEASVLVLGGQRALPKRLEAAGFAFRWYDLEEALEDAVG; from the coding sequence ATGAAGATTCTGCTGACTGGCGGTACCGGCCTGATTGGTTGCCATCTCATTCCACGCCTGCAAGCATTGCACCACGACATCACCGTGGTCACGCGCAGCCCGGAAAAAGCACGTCAGTTGCTGGGTGTGGGTATCGACATCTGGAAAAGTCTGGCAGAACTGCAGAATCTGGACGGCTTTGACGCCGTCATCAACCTCGCAGGCGAGCCCATCGCCGACAAACGCTGGACGGAAGAGCAAAAACAGCTGTTGTGCAGCAGCCGCTGGAATATCACGGAAAGGCTGGTTGAGCTTATCCGTAACAGCCACACTCCGCCGTCGGTGCTCATTTCTGGCTCGGCTGCGGGATACTACGGCGATCTCGGTGAAGTGGTGGTAACCGAAGATGAGCCACCCCACAACGAATTTACCCATAAACTCTGCGCCCAGTGGGAACGCATCGCCTGCGCTGCACAAAGCGACAAAACCCGCGTCTGCCTGCTACGTACTGGCGTCGTCCTTTCCCCGAAAGGTGGCATTCTGACAAAGATGCTTCCCCTCTTTAAACTCGGCCTCGGCGGGCCAATCGGCAATGGTCGCCAGTATCTCGCCTGGATCCATATCGACGATATGGTAAACGGCATTCTCTGGCTACTGGATAACGATCTGAGCGGGCCTTTTAATATGGTGTCGCCGTACCCGGTGCGTAATGAACAATTTGCTCACTCACTGGGGCATGCCCTGCATCGCCCGGCGATTTTGCGCGTACCTGCCACGGTGATCCGCCTGATGATGGGCGAAGCCTCGGTGCTGGTGCTGGGTGGACAGCGCGCGCTGCCAAAACGGCTGGAAGCGGCCGGGTTTGCGTTTCGCTGGTATGACTTAGAAGAAGCGCTGGAGGATGCGGTGGGTTAA
- a CDS encoding N-acetyltransferase GCN5 has translation MATITTSRLHLTPFEPSDWAFFRSLREDRAIMRYMAAIAPEKETRRLFAARLAAPHIFVIRFRNAGTPLGDIGLQISTENREEADIGYTVVPAAQGKGIASEALRAVCDYAFNQAGVKAVNAYVLADNRGSVRVLEKAGFVRTQVLEKAYEIDGVRYDDWVYRLECGAV, from the coding sequence ATGGCAACCATCACCACATCCCGGCTTCATCTCACCCCGTTCGAACCTTCTGACTGGGCGTTCTTCCGTTCGCTGCGCGAAGACCGTGCCATCATGCGCTATATGGCTGCCATCGCCCCGGAAAAAGAGACCCGACGCCTGTTCGCTGCGCGTCTGGCTGCCCCGCATATTTTTGTGATCCGTTTTCGCAATGCTGGAACCCCGCTTGGCGATATTGGCCTGCAAATCAGCACAGAGAACCGTGAGGAAGCGGATATTGGTTACACCGTTGTACCTGCCGCACAGGGAAAAGGGATCGCCAGCGAGGCACTGCGCGCGGTGTGTGACTACGCCTTTAACCAGGCGGGTGTTAAAGCGGTTAACGCGTATGTGCTGGCAGATAACCGCGGGTCGGTACGGGTGCTGGAGAAAGCGGGTTTTGTGCGCACGCAGGTACTGGAAAAAGCATATGAGATTGATGGCGTGCGGTATGACGACTGGGTGTATCGGCTGGAGTGTGGTGCGGTTTGA
- a CDS encoding histidine/lysine/arginine/ornithine ABC transporter ATP-binding protein HisP: protein MAENKLNVIDLHKRYGEHEVLKGVSLQANAGDVISIIGSSGSGKSTFLRCINFLEKPSEGSIVVSGQNINLVRDKDGQLKVADKNQLRLLRTRLTMVFQHFNLWSHMTVLENVMEAPVQVLGLSKQEARERAVKYLAKVGIDERQQIKYPVHLSGGQQQRVSIARALAMEPEVLLFDEPTSALDPELVGEVLRIMQKLAEEGKTMVVVTHEMGFARNVSNHVIFLHQGKIEEQGHPDEVLANPQSPRLQQFLKGSLK, encoded by the coding sequence ATGGCTGAGAACAAATTAAACGTTATTGATTTGCACAAACGCTACGGCGAACATGAAGTGCTGAAAGGGGTGTCGCTGCAGGCTAATGCGGGCGATGTAATCAGTATTATCGGCTCATCGGGTTCCGGTAAAAGTACGTTCCTGCGCTGCATTAACTTCCTCGAGAAACCGAGTGAAGGCTCCATTGTGGTGAGCGGGCAGAACATCAACCTGGTACGTGATAAAGACGGCCAGTTGAAGGTGGCAGATAAGAATCAGCTGCGCCTGCTGCGCACTCGCCTGACGATGGTGTTCCAGCACTTCAACCTCTGGAGCCACATGACGGTGCTGGAGAACGTGATGGAAGCACCGGTTCAGGTGCTGGGCTTAAGCAAGCAGGAAGCCCGCGAACGTGCGGTGAAATACCTGGCGAAGGTGGGCATTGACGAACGCCAGCAGATAAAATACCCGGTGCATCTCTCCGGCGGTCAGCAGCAGCGTGTTTCTATCGCTCGTGCGCTGGCGATGGAGCCAGAAGTGTTGCTGTTTGATGAGCCGACTTCCGCGCTTGACCCTGAGCTCGTTGGCGAAGTGCTGCGTATCATGCAAAAACTGGCCGAAGAGGGAAAAACGATGGTGGTGGTGACACACGAAATGGGCTTTGCCCGTAACGTCTCAAACCACGTCATCTTCCTGCATCAGGGCAAAATCGAAGAGCAGGGGCATCCGGATGAGGTGTTAGCCAACCCGCAAAGCCCTCGCTTGCAGCAGTTCCTGAAAGGGTCGTTGAAGTAG
- a CDS encoding histidine/lysine/arginine/ornithine ABC transporter permease HisM, whose protein sequence is MIEIIQEYWKSLLWTDGYRFTGVAITLWLLISSVAMGGILAVFLAIGRVSNNKFIRFPIWLFTYVFRGTPLYVQLLVFYSGMYTLEIVKGTEMLNAFFRSGLNCTVLALTLNTCAYTTEIFAGAIRSVPYGEIEAARAYGFSSVKLYRCIILPSALRIALPAYSNEVILMLHSTALAFTATVPDLLKIARDINSATYQPFTAFGIAAVLYLIISYVLISLFRKAEKRWLQHIKPSSTH, encoded by the coding sequence GTGATTGAGATTATTCAGGAATACTGGAAATCCCTGCTGTGGACAGATGGCTATCGCTTTACCGGCGTGGCCATTACGCTGTGGCTGCTGATTTCTTCCGTGGCGATGGGCGGCATTCTGGCAGTGTTTCTTGCCATTGGCCGGGTGTCGAACAATAAATTTATCCGCTTCCCGATCTGGCTGTTCACCTATGTGTTTCGCGGTACACCGCTGTACGTGCAACTGCTGGTGTTCTATTCGGGGATGTACACGCTGGAGATTGTGAAAGGCACTGAGATGCTGAACGCGTTCTTCCGCAGTGGCCTGAACTGTACGGTACTGGCGTTAACGCTCAATACCTGCGCCTACACCACCGAGATTTTCGCCGGGGCCATTCGTTCTGTACCTTATGGTGAAATTGAAGCGGCACGCGCGTATGGCTTCTCGTCGGTGAAACTTTACCGTTGCATCATTCTGCCGTCGGCGCTGCGCATTGCGCTGCCTGCCTACAGTAACGAAGTGATTCTGATGCTGCACTCCACCGCGCTGGCCTTTACCGCGACGGTGCCGGATCTGCTCAAAATCGCCCGTGACATTAACTCCGCAACCTATCAGCCATTTACCGCGTTTGGCATTGCGGCAGTGCTTTATTTGATTATTTCATATGTCCTCATTAGCCTGTTCCGTAAGGCTGAAAAACGCTGGTTGCAGCATATAAAACCTTCTTCGACGCACTGA
- a CDS encoding histidine/lysine/arginine/ornithine ABC transporter permease HisQ: protein MLYGFSGVILQGALVTLELAISSVVLAVLIGLAGAGAKLSANKPLALIFEGYTTLIRGVPDLVLMLLIFYGLQIALNGITDAIGMEQIDIDPMVAGIITLGFIYGAYFTETFRGAYMAVPKGHIEAATAFGFTSSQTFRRIMFPAMMRYALPGIGNNWQVILKATALVSLLGLEDVVKATQLAGKSTWEPFYFAVVCGAIYLVFTTVSNGVLLLLERRYSVGVKRADL, encoded by the coding sequence ATGCTGTACGGATTTTCTGGCGTTATTTTACAGGGCGCGCTTGTCACCCTTGAGCTGGCTATCAGCTCCGTGGTACTGGCGGTGCTGATAGGCCTGGCGGGCGCGGGGGCGAAGTTGTCGGCAAATAAACCGCTGGCGCTCATTTTTGAAGGCTATACCACGCTGATTCGCGGTGTTCCTGACCTGGTGCTGATGCTGCTAATCTTTTACGGTTTGCAGATTGCGCTTAATGGTATCACTGACGCTATTGGCATGGAGCAAATTGATATCGACCCGATGGTGGCCGGTATTATTACCCTCGGTTTTATCTACGGTGCGTACTTCACGGAAACTTTCCGCGGTGCTTACATGGCCGTGCCGAAAGGGCACATTGAAGCAGCGACTGCGTTTGGTTTCACCTCCTCACAGACGTTTCGCCGGATTATGTTCCCGGCCATGATGCGCTATGCGTTGCCGGGTATCGGCAATAACTGGCAGGTTATCCTCAAGGCGACGGCGCTGGTTTCTCTGCTCGGCCTGGAAGATGTCGTAAAAGCGACCCAGCTTGCAGGCAAGAGTACCTGGGAACCGTTCTACTTTGCGGTGGTATGTGGCGCTATCTATCTGGTCTTTACGACCGTCTCCAATGGTGTGCTGCTTCTGCTCGAACGTCGCTACTCCGTGGGTGTGAAGAGGGCTGACCTGTGA